GTTCGAGCTTCGCCAGTTCGGCGAGCGCGGCGTCGAACGGTACGTCGGCGGCCAGCAGCGCGCCGAGCACGCCGAGCAGATTGCTGACGTTGAAGGCGCCGAGCGTTTGCACTTCGACCTCGGCGTCGCCCCAGCCGGAGGTGCTCAGGTGGAATGCGGTACCCGTGGCGGTGGCGCGCACGTTCGATGCGAGCAGCCACGCGTCAGCCTGCGGCGCGTTTTGTGTCGTGTTTTGCGACGCGTTTTGCGTCGTGCCATCGTCGATGCCGTACGCGATGGTGCGGGCGTGGCCATGCGTGCTGGCGAGCAAGCGGCGGCCGGCGGCATCGTCGCGATTGATCACGGCGGCGCGCAGTTCCGGCCACGCGAACAGACGCGCTTTCGCCGCTTCGTACGCCTCGAACGTGCCGTGATAGTCGAGATGGTCCTGCGTGAGATTCGTGAACACGGCGATGTCGAACGCGGTGCCGTTCACGCGCCCCTGATGCAGCGCGTGCGACGACACTTCCATCGCCACCGCCTGCGCGCCCGCGTCGCGCAGTTGCGCGAGGCTGCGTTGCAGTTGCGGCGCGTCCGGCGTCGTGAAGCCGGTGTGCACGAGCTGACCCGGCAGACCGGTGCCGAGCGTGCCGATGATCGCGCAGCGTTTGCCGAGCGCCGTCAGCGCCGCCGAGACCCACTGGCTGCACGACGTCTTGCCGTTCGTGCCGGTGATGCCGACCGTCAGCAACGCATCGGTCGGATCGCCATACCAGCCGCTTGCAATCGATCCAGCGAGTTCGTTCAAGGCCGGTACGGCCAGCATGGCGGCCGGATCGAGCGTGCCGTCGAAACCTTCGGGCTGCACCAGCACGGCGGCCGCGCCGCGTTCGAGCGCGCCGTCGATGAACGGGCGGTTGTCCGCGCCGTCGACCGCGTAGGCGAAAAACGCGTCGCCCGCCGCGAGCGAGCGCGTGTCGGCGTGCAGATGCGCGCCTGGCTGCACGTGTGCATGCAGCCAGGCGAGGGCGTCGGCGATCAGCCGGTGCGCGGGATGATGCTGGCGCAACGCGCTCATCGCACGACTCCCGGATGGCTCTTCGCGGTGGCGGAAATCGTCATCTTTTTAGCGCCGGCGCTGGTGGAAAGTTTCTTGACCGTGGTCGGCGTGGCCGGGACGGTCGGCGCGGGCGGCGCCGAATCGTCCGACACCACCATCTGCTTGACCGGCATATCCGGCGGGACATTCAGCGAACGCAGCGTATCGCCGACGATCCCCGAGAACACCGGGCCCGACACCTGGCCGCCGAAGTGGCTGCCCGCCGTCGGTTCGTCGACCGACACGGCGACGACGATGCGCGGATTCGGCATCGGCGCCATGCCGACGAACGACGCGCGGTATTTGGAATGGTCGTAGCCGTGCGCACCGTGCTTGTACGCGGTACCGCTCTTGCCGCCGACGCGATAGCCCGGCACCGCCGCATCCGGCGACGTGCCGCCCGGCGCGGTGACGGTTTCGAGCATCGCACGCACTTCGCGGGCGGTGGTCGGCGCGAAGATCTGCGGACCGGTGGCCGGCTGGTCGCCAGGCGTGCGGAAGATCGACACCGGCATGATTTCGCCGTCGTGCGCGATCGCGGTGTAAGCGCGGCCCAGCTGGAACAGCGACACCGACAGACCGTAGCCGTACGACATGGTCGCCTGCTCGATGCGGCGCCAGCTCTTCCACGGCCGCAGACGGCCCGCCGCCGCGCCAGGGAAGCCGACCTTCGGCGCCATGCCGAGACCGATGCTGGTATACATATTCCACATCTCTTCAGGCCGGAGCTGCATGGCGATCTTCGTCGCGCCGATGTTGCTCGACTTCTGGATCACGCCGCCGACGGTCAGCACGCCAAAGCCGCTGTCGTCGGTAATCGGCGCGCCGTCCAGCACGAAGCGGCCGTTGCCCGTATCTACCAGTGTAGTCGGCGTGACACGGTGCAGATCGAGCGCGAGCGACACCGTGAACGGCTTCATGATCGAGCCCGGCTCGAACGTGTCGGTCAGGATGCGGTTGCGCAGCTGGTCACCGGTCAGGTGAGAACGGTCGTTCGGGTTGTACGTCGGGTAATTGACGAGCGCCAGCACCTCGCCGGTACGCACGTCGATCACCATGGCCGCGCCGGCCTTCGCCTTGAACTTCTCGACCGCCGCTTTCAGGTTCGTGTACGCGATGTACTGGATCTTGCTGTCGATCGACAGATCCACGTCTTCGCCGTTGTGCGGCACGACCTGCTCGTCCACGTCCTCGATGATGTGGCCCATGCGGTCCTTGATCACGCGGCGGCTGCCCGATACGCCGGCGAGCAGCTTCTGGTCGCCGAGTTCGACGCCTTCCTGGCCTTCGTCTTCCACATTGGTGAAGCCGATCAGGTGGGCGGTGATCTCGCCTTCCGGGTAGAAGCGCTTGTATTCGTCGCGCGAGTAAATGCCGGGAATGTCCAGCGCCGTCACTTTTTCGGCGACATCCACCGGCACCTGGCGCTTCACGTAGACGAAGTTCTTGTCTTCCGAGAGCTTGGCGCGCAGTTCCTTATTGGTCATGCCGAGGAGCTTGCCGAGGGAGGCGAGCTTGTCCGCGCCGAGATCGTCCGGCACCGATTCGGGAATCGCCCAGATTGCGCGCACCGGCAGACTCGTGGCGAGCACGAGCCCGTTGCGGTCGAGAATCTTGCCGCGCGTGGCCGGCAGTTCGAGACGGCGCTGATAGCGGATTTCGCCCTGCCGCTGATAGAACGCGTTGCCCGGACCCTGGATCCAGAACGCGCGCCCGGCCAGCGCGACGAACGCCATGAACAGCAGGAACACGACGAGTTTCGAGCGCCACATCGGCAGACGCACCGACAGGATCGGATTGGCCGAGAAGGCCACGCTCTTGCGAGTCGACGATTTTTTCATCGCACGCCTCCGCGACGGGTCGCCACCGGCGCCGACGCCGGACCGGAAGTCGGAATCGGCGCATCCTCGGCCTTCGCGGCGCCCGGATCGAGCGTCAGGTACTGGGTGCGGCCGGTCGTGACCGATTGCATCTTCAGCGAGTCGGTCGCGATCTGCTCGATGCGCGAGGTCTTCGACAACGCGCTCTGCTGATATTGAAGCTGCGAATAGTCCTGCTGCAGCTGGCGCTCCTGCGATTGGGCGCGCTGCAACTGGATGAATATCTGACGCTGCTGATTGGTCGCGTTCACCACGGACAAAGCGCAACCCATCACGATGATCAGCAGGAAGATGTTGAGACGGTTCATGGCGCGATCCGCTCCGCCACACGCATCACGGCAGAACGGGCGCGCGGGTTGGCGGCGACTTCAGCGTCGCTCGCGAACACACGGCCGATGATTTTGAGCGGAGGGCTCGGCAGGTCGACGGCGCGGATCGGCAGACGGCGATCCACCGCGGGCGTACTGGCGTGCGCCTGCATGAATCGCTTGACGATCCGGTCCTCGAGCGAATGAAAGCTGATGACCACCAGCCGCCCCCCTTGCTCCAACAGCGACAACGCTGCTTCTAAAACGACTTGCAGCTCCGCAAGCTCTTGATTGATGTGAATCCGTATAGCTTGAAAGGTGCGGGTTGCCGGATCCTTACCCTTCTCACGGGTCTTGACGACGTTTGCCACGATTTGGGCAAGCTCGCCCGTGGTGACGAGAGGCCCAAGACGGTCGGACTCTGCCCGGCGAGCAACAAGCGCCTTTGCAATCTGAAAAGCAAACCGTTCTTCCCCATAATCTCGTATCACCTCCGTCAGTTCCTGCACCGTGGCCCGAGCCAGCCAGTCAGCCGCGGACTCGCCGCGCGTCGGGTCCATCCGCATGTCGAGCGGGCCGTCCGCGCGGAAGCTGAAGCCCCGCTCGGGATCGTCGATTTGCGGCGACGATATGCCCAGATCCAGTAATACGCCCGACACCCGCCCTACCCCACGCTCCGCGACCGCGGTGCGCAGTGAAGCAAAACTCTCGTGCACGATGCAAAAGCGCGGATCCGCGATCTGCTGCGCCGTGGCGATGGCGAGCGGGTCTTTGTCGAACGCGATCAGACGGCCCGACTCCGACAGCTTCTCCAACACCAGGCGGCTGTGACCGCCGCGCCCGAATGTACCGTCCACATACACGCCGTCCGCGCGATTCACCAGCGCGCCGACCGCTTCATCCAACAGCACCGTGCGATGCTGATATTCGTTTCCCATCGCAGGTGCCATATCTAGTAAGCCGCGATCAGAACGTGAAATTCTTTAACGCTTCGGGCATGCCCTCGGCGATGGCCGCCTGTTCCTTCGCGGCGTAAATCTGTGCGTCCCATAACTCGAAGTGACGGCCCATACCGAGCAGATTCACTTCCTTTTCCAGCGAACCGGCCGCGCGCAACTCCGGCGACACGAGCACACGCCCTGCGCCGTCCATATCCACATCCATTGCATTGCCGAGAAAAATGCGCTTCCACCAGGCTGCGTTCATGGGCAGCTTGTCGACCTTGTCGCGGAAGATTTCCCATTCCGGGCGCGGAAAGAGCAACAGGCAGCCGTCCGGGTGCTTGGTGATCGTCACCCGGCCCTCTGCCTGTGTTTGCAGCGCATCCCGATAGCGAGACGGAATCGACATCCGCCCTTTCGCATCGAGCGTCAGCGCCGACGCCCCTTGGAACACTTCGCTCTCCCCTGTCGATCCGGTCTCGCGCTGTGCGCCGACCCGATCCCCATGCAATCCGATTGCCGTTGCGGCGCTTTTCGCGTCCGCTACCCGATTCTTGAAAATCTACCCGAAACCACCCGTGAGATCACACAAAAATACACTTTCTCACACTGTCTCCCACTTTAGAGGAACGCTAAAGGAGGGTCAAGGGAGATAGGCGCTTTTTGAGCGAATTTTGTTTGTTAGAACAAGGACTTAGCGCGACTCCTTCACGTCAGACATAAAACGGAAAACCGTTATAAATGAATGAGCTAGTGCAACTTGTGAAGGTGATACGTGAAAAGTGCGGGCGAACAGCGCGGAATGTAAGAGATCGTGAGGCGGGATCGTGCGGGGTCGGCGGGGGTTTTGGGTGGCTGAACGGGACAACGCGCGGAGCGTCGTCCCACTTTCAGCGATGCGGGTGATTTAAGGCGGTTTTCAGCGCGGTCTTATGCGTTCTTATATGTAATAGGCAGTTCGCGTCATGACTTTCGATACCGCGCGCATCAACGCGCGCGCCGGCATCGGCAACTCGATACCGCCGGCATCCATGGCGGCCTTGCCGTGCTCGACCTCATCCACTCGCATCTGCTCGACGATTGCACGCGACTCGTGGTCGGCGGCGGGCAACTGATCGAGGTGACTATCCAGATGCTGCTCGACCTGGCGCTCGGTTTCCGCCATGAAGCCGAGGCTGACGCGATCACCCAGACGGCCGGCGGCCAGACCGATCGCCAACGCGCCGGTGTACCACAGCGGGTTCAGCAAACTCGGACGCGAATCGAGCGCCTCGAGACGTTTCGCGGTCCACGCGAGATGATCCTCTTCCTCGACGGCCGCGCGATCGAACACGGCTCGTAGCGAGGGCGATCGGGTCGCGAGCTTTTGCGCCTGGTAAAGCGCCTGCGCGCATACCTCGCCGACGTGATTCACGCGCATCAATCCAGCGGCATGCGCACGCTCTGCGGGTGAGAGTTCGGGAGCCTCTGCGCTCACCGTCGATTCTTGCGGAACCGGTAATGGACGACTCATCCGCGACACGCCGGTCATTGAGCGTAAACCCCGATCAAACTCGCTAATCAACTCGTCCAGAAACATTCAGCACTCCCTCATCCGACAACTGGGCCGCTACAGCCACAAGCCCGTGCGACAAGGCTTTGCGGGCGAAAATCGACGCCGCGAAAACCTTTAACGCGCATGAAATTCACGGCCAATTCCTGATTTTAGACCATGTTGCGTAAACGAAACAGGAGCGTTCCAGGCGGTCTCCTTTTTCTTTGTGCCATGTATGCCTTTTGTTACATTACGTGCAACTTCTCGCGAAGTTGGAACCAGCAAGGCCTCAACGCCAGACAAATATTCGCCTTGTATAAAAGATTCGTAATCCTTGGAGATCATTCGATGAAAAAGTCGCTTCTCGCTCTCGCAGCATTGGGCGCATTCGCAGGCGTCGCACATGCACAGAGCAGCGTGACCCTGTACGGCATTATTGATGAAGGCTTCAACATGACCACCAACGTCAAGACGCCGACGGGTGGTCAACATCTGTACAACCTGTCCAGCGGCGTGCTGCAGGGCTCGCGTTGGGGCCTGCGCGGCACGGAAGATCTGGGCGGCGGTCTGAAGGCAGTCTTCGTGTTGGAAAATGGCTTTGACGTGAACAGCGGCAAGCTGGGTCAAGGCGGCCTGATGTTCGGTCGTCAAGCTTACGTCGGTCTGTCGAGCCAGTTCGGCACGGTGACGGCTGGTCGTCAGTACGACTCCGTCGTCGACTACGTCGGTCCGCTGGAAGTCGGCGACCAGTGGGGCGGCTACATCGCTGCTCACCCGGGCGACATCGACAACTTCAACAACGCGTACCGCACCAACAACACGGTCAAGTACACGAGCGCGAACTACGGCGGCCTGACGTTCGGCGGCACGTACAGCTTCGGCGGCGTTGCAGGCAACTTCTCGTCGAACCAGATCTGGTCGTTGGGCGCTGGCTATAACAACGGCCCCCTCGTTCTTGGCCTCGGTTACTTGAACGCACGTACCCCGTCGGCATCGGGCGGTCTGTTCAACAACGGCGGCACGGCTACGGCAGCGAACGCGGCTGTGACCTCGCCGGTCTACGCTGGCTTCCAGTCGGCTAACACGTACCAGGTGATCGGTGCTGGCGGCGCGTACACGTTCGGCGCTGCAACGATCGGTGCAACGTACTCGAACATCCGCTTCGGCAACCTGGGTGCATCGTACTCGGCTGCTGCGCTGAACGCGTACAAGGGTCAATCGGCTACGTTCAACAACGCCGAACTCAACTTCAAGTATCAGTTGACCCCGGCATTGCTGGTCGGCGCAGCGTATGACTACACGCGCGGCGTGTCGATCGCTGGCGCATCGCGCGCTCAGTACCACCAAGGCGCAGTCGGCGTGGATTACTTCCTGTCCAAGCGTACCGACGTGTACGTGACGGGTGTGTACCAACACGCTCTGGGCGACACGCTGGCAGCAGACGGCACGGTCACGGCAGCAACGGCTGGCATCAACGGTCTGACGGGTTCGTCGAACCAGAACCAGTTCACGGCGCGCGTCGGTATCCGCCACAAGTTCTAATAAGTCGTAAAAACGCAGTTTGTCTCAAAGGCGCCTTCGGGCGCCTTTTTTTATGCTTCGCGTTTTCGCTTGTCTCTGGCGATTGGGAATGCGCAATGGTCGTGGGTCATCCGGTAATTGATGGCACAGCATCAAGCAAAAGGCCCGGCGGACTCTCGTCGCTGCCGGGCCTTCCCTTTCCTGTGCCTGCCTGACCTGAACGCTGAAAGACAGGTTGCGTTTCGTGTCGTACTTATCGCCGGGTTGAACTGACTGCGCTTACGCCCGGCCGTCGCGCAACTCGCGACGCAGAATCTTACCGACGTTGCTCTTCGGCAGTTCCGTGCGGAACTCGACGATCTTCGGCCGCTTGTAGCCGGTCAACTGCGTCTTGCAGAACGCAAAGATATCCGCGTCGGTCAGCGCCTGATCCTTCTTCACGACAAACAGCTTCACGGCCTCGCCCGAATGCTGATCGGGGACCCCAACCGCCGCGACTTCGAACACGCCCGGCAGTTTCGCGACCACGTCCTCGATTTCGTTCGGGTAGACGTTGAAGCCCGACACCAGAATCATGTCCTTCTTCCGGTCGACGATCTTGACGAAACCGCCGTCGTTCATGAAGCCGACGTCGCCCGATTTGAAGAAGCCGTCCGCGGTCATTACCTTCGCCGTTTCGTCCGGCCGGTTCCAGTAGCCCGCCATCACCTGCGGTCCGCGAATGCAGATCTCGCCGGGCTGCCCGAGCGGCACTTCGTTGCCGTCGTCGTCGCGAATCGAGATTTCGGTCGACGGAAGCGGCAGGCCGATCGTCCCGCTGTATTCGGTCACGGTCACCGGATTGCAGGTCACGCACGGCGACGTTTCCGACAAACCATAGCCCTCGATAATCGGCGTATGCGTGTGTTCGTACCAGCGTTTAGCCACCGCCTCCTGCACCGCCATGCCGCCACCGTTCGCGGCGAGCAGCTTCGAGAAGTCGAGCTTGTGGAAATCCGGACTGTTCAGCATCGCGTTGTACAGCGTGTTGACTGCGGGAATCGTCGTAATCGCATAGCCCTGCAACGACTTGATCATGCCCGGAATATCGCGCGGATTCGGGATCAACACACCGAGGCCGCCCGTGCGGATGGTCAGCAGGCCGCACACGGTCAATGCGAACACGTGATAGAGCGGCAACGCGACGACGGTGATGAATTGATCGATATCCGTGCGGCCGGAGCGAACCGGATCGAGCCAGATTTCCGACTGCAGCACGTTGGCGATCAGATTCCGATGCAGCAGCGTCGCGCCCTTGGCGACGCCGGTCGTGCCGCCGGTGTACTGGAGAAACGCGACATCGTCCGGACCTTGCTGAACGGCCTTGAAACTCTGCCGGCCGCCCTCGGAAATCGCGGTGTTGAATTTGACGTGGCCCGGCAGATTCCAAGCCGGCACCATCTTCTTCACGCGCCGCACGACGAAATTGACGAGCGTGCCCTTGAGGCCCATCAAATCGCCCATCGCGGCGACAATGACGTGCTTCACCGCCGTATTGCGCACGATCTCCTGCAACGTGACCGCGAAGTTCTCCAGCAGGATGATCGCTTCCGCGCCGCTGTCTTTCAGCTGATGTTCAAGCTCGCGCGGCGTATAGAGTGGGTTCACGTTCACGACCACATACCCGGCGCGCAGGATCGCGGCGATCGCCACCGGATACTGCAGCACGTTCGGCATCATGATCGCGATACGCGAGCCGCGCGCGAGTCCCTTCGACTGAAACCACGCAGCCAGTTTGCGCGACAGCGCGTCGAGCTCGCCGTAACTGATCTGCTTGCCCATGCAGACGAACGCCGGCTTGACGCGGTGTTCGCGGAAGGCTTCTTCAAGCAGTTCGGCGACCGACGAATAGCGGGTCGGGTCGATCTCTGCGGGAACGCCGGGCGGATAGGATTTCAGCCAGATTTTGTCCATGCAGCGTCTCCTGATTTATTTTCGAATGGTCGTGCTAAAAACGCATCGTAGCATGCTCACCTCTTTGCTATTCGCGAAAAGCGCGTGGGTTAGACTGCGGCCTCGAACCGCGTCCAGCGCGGCGCCGCAGGGTAATTGAAGGTCGGTCAGACGCGCTCGACCTCGACGAGGCAGTCGTAAAACGTCGCTGCCGCGCCGAGATCGGTGAGCGCCTGGCTGGTGAGCTGGTTCGCGTTGCGGCCATCCGGTGCGAGCTTCTTCCACCAGATCGACAGACCGACGACGAGACCGGCGCGCGCTTTGTCCGTGACGCGCGCACGGGCCTGCATCGAGCCGCGATCGTTGAAGATGCGTACCAGCGCGCCGTCGATGACGTCACGCGCTTGCGCGTCCGCGGGATGGATATCGAGATGTGGCTCGCCCTCGGTGGCACGCAGACTCTCGATGTTGACGAACGTGCTGTTCAGAAAATTGCGCGCCGGCGGCGAGATCATCGCGAGCGGATAGCGGGCGGCCAGCTCCGGCGCACCGTCCGCGGATTCGTAAGGCGCGAGATAGTCCGGTAGCGGGTCGAGGCCCTGTTGCGCCAGGCGCTCGCTGTAAAACTCGCATTTACCGGATGGCGTGCGGAAGCCGCCTTCGGCGAACGGGGCGTCGTCTATGTTCAGCTTTGCCCAGCCTGTCTCTTTCAGCGTTTCCCACGTCACACCTTCCAGCGTCTTGTCCTGCCAGCGGAATGCGGCGCGCGCGAGCGTTTCGTCACTGTCGTACAGCGCCGGCTCGTCGAGTCCCATGTGTTGCGCGAGACCCCG
The sequence above is a segment of the Paraburkholderia sp. D15 genome. Coding sequences within it:
- a CDS encoding UDP-N-acetylmuramoyl-L-alanyl-D-glutamate--2,6-diaminopimelate ligase; protein product: MSALRQHHPAHRLIADALAWLHAHVQPGAHLHADTRSLAAGDAFFAYAVDGADNRPFIDGALERGAAAVLVQPEGFDGTLDPAAMLAVPALNELAGSIASGWYGDPTDALLTVGITGTNGKTSCSQWVSAALTALGKRCAIIGTLGTGLPGQLVHTGFTTPDAPQLQRSLAQLRDAGAQAVAMEVSSHALHQGRVNGTAFDIAVFTNLTQDHLDYHGTFEAYEAAKARLFAWPELRAAVINRDDAAGRRLLASTHGHARTIAYGIDDGTTQNASQNTTQNAPQADAWLLASNVRATATGTAFHLSTSGWGDAEVEVQTLGAFNVSNLLGVLGALLAADVPFDAALAELAKLEPVNGRMQRLGGRLQNDEPLVVIDYAHTPDALEKTLEALRPMAAARGGELICMFGCGGDRDATKRPLMGAIAEKLADGVVVTSDNPRSEDPQSIIDQIAAGMQDAHKARRIEDRASAILQAIRGAAREDVIVLAGKGHEATQEIMGKKRAFSDQDHARLALAARATQARGGGE
- a CDS encoding penicillin-binding protein 2; protein product: MKKSSTRKSVAFSANPILSVRLPMWRSKLVVFLLFMAFVALAGRAFWIQGPGNAFYQRQGEIRYQRRLELPATRGKILDRNGLVLATSLPVRAIWAIPESVPDDLGADKLASLGKLLGMTNKELRAKLSEDKNFVYVKRQVPVDVAEKVTALDIPGIYSRDEYKRFYPEGEITAHLIGFTNVEDEGQEGVELGDQKLLAGVSGSRRVIKDRMGHIIEDVDEQVVPHNGEDVDLSIDSKIQYIAYTNLKAAVEKFKAKAGAAMVIDVRTGEVLALVNYPTYNPNDRSHLTGDQLRNRILTDTFEPGSIMKPFTVSLALDLHRVTPTTLVDTGNGRFVLDGAPITDDSGFGVLTVGGVIQKSSNIGATKIAMQLRPEEMWNMYTSIGLGMAPKVGFPGAAAGRLRPWKSWRRIEQATMSYGYGLSVSLFQLGRAYTAIAHDGEIMPVSIFRTPGDQPATGPQIFAPTTAREVRAMLETVTAPGGTSPDAAVPGYRVGGKSGTAYKHGAHGYDHSKYRASFVGMAPMPNPRIVVAVSVDEPTAGSHFGGQVSGPVFSGIVGDTLRSLNVPPDMPVKQMVVSDDSAPPAPTVPATPTTVKKLSTSAGAKKMTISATAKSHPGVVR
- the ftsL gene encoding cell division protein FtsL, with the protein product MNRLNIFLLIIVMGCALSVVNATNQQRQIFIQLQRAQSQERQLQQDYSQLQYQQSALSKTSRIEQIATDSLKMQSVTTGRTQYLTLDPGAAKAEDAPIPTSGPASAPVATRRGGVR
- the rsmH gene encoding 16S rRNA (cytosine(1402)-N(4))-methyltransferase RsmH, which gives rise to MAPAMGNEYQHRTVLLDEAVGALVNRADGVYVDGTFGRGGHSRLVLEKLSESGRLIAFDKDPLAIATAQQIADPRFCIVHESFASLRTAVAERGVGRVSGVLLDLGISSPQIDDPERGFSFRADGPLDMRMDPTRGESAADWLARATVQELTEVIRDYGEERFAFQIAKALVARRAESDRLGPLVTTGELAQIVANVVKTREKGKDPATRTFQAIRIHINQELAELQVVLEAALSLLEQGGRLVVISFHSLEDRIVKRFMQAHASTPAVDRRLPIRAVDLPSPPLKIIGRVFASDAEVAANPRARSAVMRVAERIAP
- the mraZ gene encoding division/cell wall cluster transcriptional repressor MraZ, with translation MFQGASALTLDAKGRMSIPSRYRDALQTQAEGRVTITKHPDGCLLLFPRPEWEIFRDKVDKLPMNAAWWKRIFLGNAMDVDMDGAGRVLVSPELRAAGSLEKEVNLLGMGRHFELWDAQIYAAKEQAAIAEGMPEALKNFTF
- the coq7 gene encoding 2-polyprenyl-3-methyl-6-methoxy-1,4-benzoquinone monooxygenase — encoded protein: MFLDELISEFDRGLRSMTGVSRMSRPLPVPQESTVSAEAPELSPAERAHAAGLMRVNHVGEVCAQALYQAQKLATRSPSLRAVFDRAAVEEEDHLAWTAKRLEALDSRPSLLNPLWYTGALAIGLAAGRLGDRVSLGFMAETERQVEQHLDSHLDQLPAADHESRAIVEQMRVDEVEHGKAAMDAGGIELPMPARALMRAVSKVMTRTAYYI
- a CDS encoding porin → MKKSLLALAALGAFAGVAHAQSSVTLYGIIDEGFNMTTNVKTPTGGQHLYNLSSGVLQGSRWGLRGTEDLGGGLKAVFVLENGFDVNSGKLGQGGLMFGRQAYVGLSSQFGTVTAGRQYDSVVDYVGPLEVGDQWGGYIAAHPGDIDNFNNAYRTNNTVKYTSANYGGLTFGGTYSFGGVAGNFSSNQIWSLGAGYNNGPLVLGLGYLNARTPSASGGLFNNGGTATAANAAVTSPVYAGFQSANTYQVIGAGGAYTFGAATIGATYSNIRFGNLGASYSAAALNAYKGQSATFNNAELNFKYQLTPALLVGAAYDYTRGVSIAGASRAQYHQGAVGVDYFLSKRTDVYVTGVYQHALGDTLAADGTVTAATAGINGLTGSSNQNQFTARVGIRHKF
- a CDS encoding long-chain fatty acid--CoA ligase is translated as MDKIWLKSYPPGVPAEIDPTRYSSVAELLEEAFREHRVKPAFVCMGKQISYGELDALSRKLAAWFQSKGLARGSRIAIMMPNVLQYPVAIAAILRAGYVVVNVNPLYTPRELEHQLKDSGAEAIILLENFAVTLQEIVRNTAVKHVIVAAMGDLMGLKGTLVNFVVRRVKKMVPAWNLPGHVKFNTAISEGGRQSFKAVQQGPDDVAFLQYTGGTTGVAKGATLLHRNLIANVLQSEIWLDPVRSGRTDIDQFITVVALPLYHVFALTVCGLLTIRTGGLGVLIPNPRDIPGMIKSLQGYAITTIPAVNTLYNAMLNSPDFHKLDFSKLLAANGGGMAVQEAVAKRWYEHTHTPIIEGYGLSETSPCVTCNPVTVTEYSGTIGLPLPSTEISIRDDDGNEVPLGQPGEICIRGPQVMAGYWNRPDETAKVMTADGFFKSGDVGFMNDGGFVKIVDRKKDMILVSGFNVYPNEIEDVVAKLPGVFEVAAVGVPDQHSGEAVKLFVVKKDQALTDADIFAFCKTQLTGYKRPKIVEFRTELPKSNVGKILRRELRDGRA